ACAAGTGGCTGGCTGCCTACGGAAAACAAAAAGATTCGAATTCAGCATTTGCTTCCCATAGTTCACTGTTACAGTTCAGTGCAGTGCTCACTCGGCTTGCTGCCAATTCCTTTTCACATTCCGTCTAGTTTGGTCTCGAATCCTCACATTTGCTTTCGTTTTGGTTGTCAATAATGGactctttccccccaccccaccccaccccccccccctcccccattgccCTCGCCTCGCGCCACCACCACGAAGATTTCTCTTGTGGCAAGTTGAAAGTGTTCCCATTTCTTGGTAAAAAGGTCGAGATTCAATGCCTACCTGTCCCGGAGACGTGTAGTGACATGGTCAGTTAGGTTAATTAAACTAACTACATGATATTGGAAGGAAATTTGTTGTATTTATTATCTAACATGTCGGCTGAGCACCTATTGCATTGAATATGTGACAGTTGCGTGCCTCATGTCATACAGATCTTCATTCATCTGTTTGAAGTTATGATGTTGAACAAAAAATTATTCTATGAAATGCAACAGTTTGCAATATATATTGCAAGAGCTTTCTAATGTGTGAATATGGGCCACTATAACAATGAATTATCTTTATCTATCTAACTATATAGCCATCTAATACATCCAGCTCAATTTCTATCTCATCGTCCCAACTCTAGCCATTGCCACGCCCTCGCTCTTCACACGCATTATTGCTCTCATTCTCGCCATGTAAACTTACGTTTAACTGTTAACACTGTTCCTGGTCCAAACTCTTCCTCAAAGAACAATATTACCTGACAGTAATATGTGCCCGAATCATCCTGTTTCAGATTCGTAATTGCGATGGAAGCATTTCGATTGGTTTTGAAAGAGGGTCGGTCCACCTCTAAAATCCTACCCAAGAATCTTGCGGATTTATTGGTTACTTTGGTATCTTCTCTTCCATTTTTAATGTCTTTGTGCCAGGAGAAAGCTCCAATCATTTGATCGTGAGATGCATTGTAGGTGCAGAGAAAGTGAGCTGTTTCTCCCTCGGTAGCTTCAGTGTAGAGAGGTTCTTGATGCACTATGATCTTGCTGGCAGCTGTGACTGTAAGATGAATTCTCATTGTAGTGTATGTACAGACTGAGGTAAGTATTACCTCTATGGACTGCTACAATAGCTAAGCTCATCATGTGTTTTTTCTTGCCATATGCCTCAGCAGCTACTTAAGTTTGCTCTACTATGCAGTAACTACATGAAGAAAAAAAGTAAACAGCTTACTCAGCAATAGTGTCGATGTCCAGAGTAGATCAATGGCATTCATTGCTTCTCAGCGATCTAGGAATCACAACAATATTTTGTTAATCCCACATTCAATCGTGATATTTAATGGAATGTCAAAGTACAACGGTTATACAATAAAGCTTCCCTATGTCACCGATAATTGCTTACTATCTCAACACGGACATCACAGCATGCTCCTACATACTGATTAATATCAGTAAGATATCCTTACATTCTTAATTCTGAAGATATTTGTTAGCTCTTTAACTATCTTACTGACAAGTATATTAAGACTTGTTACATATGCAGGATGCATACATGTTTGTTCCTGTGACTGTTTAATTTGAAACTCAGGATTTAAAAGAAATCCCTGAGAAATCGGAAAGGAAAATAGACCACAAAAAAAACCCGTTTCGTTTTGACAACCGTGATGAACCacaaaatgtaaacaaaacagaCAATTATATCGCTGCTATGAATGTTCAGCATTATAATAAGTAGGTTTTGTAATAATTCACTGAAGGGGCAAGTATCCAGACAATTAAACTGAAAACGAGCATGCTTAATTGCATTTAGAAACACCTCAGTGAATTAAGTGTTTTGATTAATAACTATGGTGAATACGATTTTCTCTCTGAAAGTGTCACAACATGGAATCAAAACGAGATCAATTAGCCTATCGTGCATGGTCTTATTCCGGAGCCAGTTTTACTTCTAAGCTACAGCATAAACATCTCTCACAAATACCCAAATCAGGATTTTACCTGAATCGAATCATTTTTGGCATCAAACTATTATATTTTCGTATTAGGTTTCATCAAAGGTTGCTTgaaatcaaatgaaaacaaagaccataactacttttttaaaaaaatataattttgatcTTGGTGTTTAGAAAACGAGGTGATGTTTGTTTTCAAAGAATGTTCACTCAGTTTACCCCTGAGATGGAAGTCTTATGCTATGATGTGTGTTAGAACTGGTTATGTCTATACCCAATGGAAATTGGAAGAATAAAAAGtcattttattgaaatatatacaGTCTATTGGGATCGAATAGGTGCAtatttgagaagatgtttctgtttgtggaggagtctaaaactaggggacatagtttaCGAATTAGAGGTTCCCCTATTCTTTCAATTGATGAAAACATTGCTGTCTGAGTCCACATTTATTTAccactcctaattgcccttgagaagatggttatGAGCAGCCTTCGTTAACTGCTGCATATCTCGGACATTGACTGCACTGTTAGAGATCAAGTTCTTGATTTTAATCacgtaacagtgaaggaacgacaatataGTTGCAATTAAAGATgttgtgtgacttggaggagaaatagtgatgttcccatgcaacTGCTGTCCTTGTCTAACTAAGCACAAATTTATAAGGTTTGAAAGTTGCTATTGAAGTAGCATAGATGGGTttctgagttactgcagtgcatcttgtagatggcaaaGAAATCTGCCACTATGCACTAGTGGGGAAAGGGAGTGTAGATGATGGGTGAGTGTGCCAAGCAATTGGGCTTTATCTAAAATGCAGAGGAATATTGTCTTTCACGAGTTTGTTAAGGGGCGGAATCACTTTCCCCAGAATGCAATAGgaattttcatttattcaaagGTGAAGTAGGTAAATTTCTACTCAAAGTTTATAGTGTGCACATGGAGAAGTGGAGAGAAGACCATAACATAATCAGCCATGATGCTAAAAAATGCTCCTGCTTCTAAGATAtctgctcctatgttcctataatagagtttctaatcaacctgttaccTCAGATTGTTCAGGAGGTTTAATCAGGCATTGTATTCCAATTCTGAATCAAAGCTGACTCTGTTAAATAAGTGGGTACATTTGTCACTGATAAATGCTTTcattgtcttagagtcatagagatgtacagcacggaaacagaccctctgtaCCAACTCGTttttgccaaccagatatccaaagcaaatctagtcctacttggcagcacctggcccatattcttccaatccagattccttttaaatgttgtaattgtaccaacttccaccacttcctctggcagcccattttatacacgcaccactgtctgtgggaaaaagttgccccttagctctcttttaaatcttatctatctcaccttaaacctttgccctctagttttggacttccctacactgaggaaaagaccttggctattcaccctatcagtgcccttcatgattttataaacctctagaaggttacccctcagcctccgatgctcaagggaaaaaagtccaagcctatccagcctctcctgaaaattccaaccttccagtctcggtgacatccttgtaattcttttttccaccctccaaacccttcctattcctatacccatccagatgccttttaaatgttgcaattgtaccagcctccactacatcccctggtagctcattccatacacataccaccctcctcatgaaaaagttgccccttaggtctcttctatatcttcccctctcacactaaacctacgccctctagttctggattctcctaccccagagaaaagaccttgtctgtttaccctattcatgcctctcattattttctaaacctgtataaagtcacccatcagcctccattgatccaggtaaaacagccccagcctattcaacgtctccttatagctcaaatcctccaaccctggcaacatccctgtaaatctttctgaacccttttaagtttcacaacatctttccgataggaagaagaccagaattgcacgcaatattccaaacgtggcctaactaatgtcctgtacagccgcaacatgacttcccaactcctgtacgcaacactctaaccaataaaggaaagcataccaaacgtcttcttcactatccaatctacctgcgactcagtGAATAATTAATGATTGTAATGTCTGTGCTTGTAAATACGGACACAACATCAATTAAACACTACTGAAATGATTCCTCCCCTGTGTCCACTGCCTCCTACCTAACCATTTTCAGTCCTTTGTCGATTTTCTGCTTTGGCACAACCAGCACTCGTGTATAAAATGGCATATTTTAACTTCTGTGGATTTTTCTATTACAGTCTACTTACCCAACCTAAAACGCTTATTTTACATATGATAACATTTGTTTTTATACTTGAGGTAACTTTCCCTGGATAGAATTTGCCAtactgaaaataaatgaaatgatATCGAAATATCTGCTAGAATCTTGCAtaccatttttttcatttttgttgcaTTGTTTCTGCAAGTTATGAATTAATGTACAATGGACATGTTTCTTACAACGTTCATTTTTCGTGCAGTTTAtcaactaaaataaaaataatttaataataGAACTTCTGCCAAATTAAATAAACTAAACATAACTCACCACACGCTGATACTTACATGTTAACAATTCTGAAGTGGGATAGGTAACTTTCTGTCTCAGTTGTTTCCACTTATGCC
This genomic stretch from Chiloscyllium plagiosum isolate BGI_BamShark_2017 chromosome 37, ASM401019v2, whole genome shotgun sequence harbors:
- the cd79b gene encoding uncharacterized protein cd79b, yielding MNAIDLLWTSTLLLITAASKIIVHQEPLYTEATEGETAHFLCTYNASHDQMIGAFSWHKDIKNGREDTKVTNKSARFLGRILEVDRPSFKTNRNASIAITNLKQDDSGTYYCQVILFFEEEFGPGTVLTVKRSQPLVSSGRSLLWQMILVGLKLSVFSVIIILTISFVYFCES